The Miscanthus floridulus cultivar M001 chromosome 17, ASM1932011v1, whole genome shotgun sequence genome has a window encoding:
- the LOC136516354 gene encoding probable serine/threonine-protein kinase At1g01540: protein MSPPPPPLLRNELSRRTAVLGLRLWVLVGIAVGAAFVLLLVLISLHLAAARRRRPRKGVVHAPAPLSPSTIPPVSKEIQEVAVHVGSLRHYLEMGHAFLKDGGGGGDGESVAHGSQRVHIEAGKGQRMVAYADGEVGPVASDVSPAAAVVVGPEVSHLGWGHWYTLRELEEATAAFAPEHVVGEGGYGIVYRGVLADGYQVAVKNLLNNRGQAEREFKVEVEAIGRVRHKNLVRLLGYCAEGAQRILVYEYVDNGNLEQWLHGDVGAVSPLTWDIRMNIVLGMAKGITYLHEGLEPKVVHRDIKSSNILLDRRWNPKVSDFGLAKLLGSDSNYVTTRVMGTFGYVAPEYASTGMLNERSDVYSFGILIMEIISGRSPVDYARPAGEVNLVEWLKNKVTNRDYEAILDPKLPEKPSSKALKKALLVALRCVDPDSQKRPKMGHVIHMLEVDDFPYREDRRCLRPGNGSPLEKARTPGNPAAGSCDSSCYGGNTTTASTPSRLVQDM, encoded by the exons ATGTCGCCTCCGCCCCCGCCGCTGCTGCGGAACGAGCTGTCGCGCAGGACGGCGGTGCTGGGCCTGCGCCTGTGGGTGCTCGTGGGCATCGCCGTCGGGGCCGCCTTCGTGCTGCTCCTCGTGCTCATCTCCCTCCACCTCGCCGCGGCGCGGCGGAGGCGGCCCAGGAAGGGCGTCGTGCACGCGCCGGCGCCGCTGTCCCCGTCCACCATCCCGCCCGTGTCCAAGGAGATCCAGGAGGTGGCCGTCCACGTCGGCTCGCTCCGCCACTACCTCGAGATGGGCCACGCGTTCCtcaaggacggcggcggcggcggcgacggcgagtccGTGGCGCACGGGTCGCAGCGCGTGCACATCGAGGCCGGCAAGGGCCAACGCATGGTCGCGTACGCTGACGGGGAGGTCGGCCCCGTGGCGTCCGACGTGTCGCCGGCGGCGGCCGTCGTCGTGGGCCCCGAAGTGTCGCACCTCGGCTGGGGCCACTGGTACACGCTGCGGGAGCTGGAGGAGGCCACCGCCGCGTTCGCCCCCGAGCACGTCGTTGGCGAGGGCGGATACGGCATCGTCTACCGCGGCGTCCTCGCCGACGGCTACCAAGTCGCCGTCAAGAACCTCCTCAACAACAG GGGACAAGCCGAGCGGGAGTtcaaggtggaggtggaggccaTCGGCCGCGTCCGGCACAAGAATCTGGTCCGGCTACTGGGCTACTGCGCCGAGGGCGCCCAGCG GATACTTGTGTACGAGTACGTCGACAATGGCAACCTCGAGCAGTGGCTGCACGGCGACGTCGGGGCGGTGAGCCCACTCACCTGGGACATCCGGATGAACATCGTGCTCGGCATGGCCAAAGG GATCACGTACCTGCACGAGGGGCTGGAGCCGAAGGTGGTGCACAGGGACATCAAGTCGAGCAACATCCTGCTGGACAGGAGGTGGAACCCTAAGGTCTCGGATTTCGGCCTCGCCAAGCTCCTGGGGTCAGACAGCAACTACGTCACCACCAGAGTGATGGGAACATTTGG CTATGTGGCACCAGAGTATGCTAGCACCGGTATGCTGAATGAGAGGAGCGACGTGTACAGCTTTGGGATCCTCATAATGGAGATAATCTCCGGTCGAAGCCCCGTCGACTATGCCAGACCTGCCGGAGAG GTAAACCTTGTAGAATGGCTCAAGAACAAGGTGACCAACAGGGACTACGAGGCCATCCTCGACCCGAAGCTGCCGGAGAAGCCTTCCTCCAAGGCGCTGAAGAAGGCTCTCTTGGTCGCACTGAGGTGCGTGGATCCTGATTCGCAGAAACGGCCCAAGATGGGACATGTAATCCATATGCTTGAAGTCGACGACTTCCCGTATCGAGAG GATCGTCGATGTCTTCGGCCGGGCAACGGGAGCCCCTTGGAGAAGGCGAGGACACCGGGGAACCCGGCGGCGGGGTCATGCGACAGCAGCTGCTACGGGGGCAACACGACCACCGCGAGCACGCCGTCCAGATTAGTGCAGGACATGTAG